Genomic segment of Sarcophilus harrisii chromosome 4, mSarHar1.11, whole genome shotgun sequence:
TCTAGATTAGAATTGTAATTTACAAAGTCCTGATTAATAACTATACAATTAATAAGGCTGCTTTTGGACATGGCCAAAGAAAACTCATctctcttgagttcaaatctatccctacatacttcctatctgtgtgactctgggcaagtcacttaaccctgtttgcctcagtttctcatcagcaaaataaactcaagaagaaataacaaatcattttttACCAAGAAAGCCCCtaaaatgtggtcacaaagagtcagatacaattgaaccATAATAACAAATGCATTTGGAATAAAATGCAAAACGataacagtccctgctctcaaggagcttacattctaataacaGGGAGGCCACACATTTAGAGAAATGATGACTCTGAAAGATATTTTATTTGGGGaagttacaaagctagtaagtagaGCTAAAGGGGAATAGATTGACATACTTTTTCCTGAAGCAGTGACAAAGTTGATTTGATTATAATTCCAGAGctggaaagagaggaaatggTGTATGATATCTAGACAGTTTTAAGGACAGGGACTGAAGGGAAGCCAGACCTAAATATGGTGAACAATTGAGGCAGTCAGCAGTCAAGACTGACAGAGGAGGTTTAGGGTGGGAATTCTGGGTAAGAAAGACTTAAGTCCTTCTATACCAAAAGGTACAGTGGGAACAAGTCAAAGGAGTAAAGTCTACTTGGAGAAGtaaaaaatttcataaataaaatgtgaaataaaaaagcCGGGACTTTTCTCCTTATCTTCCCTTCCCTATTAACCAAGAGTTTAAATCACTGCCTACAATTTTTCCACAGAAAAAATGACCAAGCACAAGTACcggagaagaagaaagatgagagTCAGAGCCaaaatgttattgaaaaaaagaaaagttagtcCTTCTGATCCTATTCCatgtcttcttcctccttcccctccctctccttcttcacctccaaCTCTACCTCCATCTGAAAGGTGAGTCTTGGTATAgggtaaagaaaattataggtatTTAGTTAGAATTTTGTGTTACTTTGAAGAATGGCTAAAGTTTAGGGCTTTCTGGTCTAAGTGAGCTAGTCAATGGGATTGGATAAACCTGCTTGGGAAGGGATAGGGATGGGACATGGATAAAGAGAGTGAATAAAATTGAAGTCTAGGAGATCAGAGAAAGAATGGATTCTCATCTAAATGGcaattttgagagagaaaagtgaacattataaaaataattatatcctCCCCACCATATCCCATATCCCCTATTCCCTTTAGATAGCCTCTGTACCTATTCCATTGTCAATGAATAGTGATTTCTGTCTTCCTACCTACAGGGGAAAGGCTCTAGGCTAGCATTCAGGGTCTATGATGTGGCTCCCTTTGCTTAGGGAGCTGTTCTGGCAGTATAGCTTtgggtttctttttatttttccctacaGGGTGATAGATGCCTCTCCCACAAAAACAAGTTGTGGCCAAAGTTGGCCAACATTAGCTTGGAACATCATGTTTTCCAATGCAAAGAATGCAATGAAATTCCTAGCAAAGAGGGTTTGGTCTTTCTATTGGTGTTGCCAGAGCAGTATTACACAGGTATGATTTTGATTGATTCATTTCCAGTCTTCCCTATGTGTATTCAGGTAAATGATCCTTTGAGATCTTAATCATGTGAGATCACAATATGAACTGTGGACCTTGAGGACTTTCATTTAGGAGCTATtgtcttgtttcatttttggttGTATCCTTTATGACTGGGATTTGGGTTTGTATCTTTCTGAGCTTTAGAATTTAGAGATGTTGAAAGACCACCTATTTCCATCCCGTGTCTACTTCCGGGAACTCAGTCTGATTAGACAGCAGGTTGACAAGCTGGAAAGTGAATTCTGCAAGCTCCAGGAAGCACTAAAGGTTAGTACAAGTCATATATCTAAGACCAAATTTCTGCCTGTTGTTTGCAAAATTAGAGCTATTATTCCCTCCAGCTTTTGGTCAGGTAATAGAAAATATCTATACATAGCTATACCCACAGAAGATACTATATTCAGAATAAGTAATCCAGTTcaatttttatcattaaaaagatttatcaaactttaaaaaaaaaacaagcaaaacaaaaataggcCCCTTATGGTCAATATGCACAGTCAAGCAACACTAAAGTCCTATATTGGCAATGTACCAAAATGCGTCTCCTGAATATTTAGCCCATCCCTTTTCTGTCATCAGGTAGATTGTATCCTTCATCTTCAGTTCTTTAGAATCATTGTTAGCCTTAGCATTGCTCAAAGTGCCTAAGTCTTAAAAATCAATTGTTATTCTATAATTTTCCAAGCATAGCCATGTCTGTTGATAGTGTGGCGGTGACTCATCTGAAGCAGTTTGACAATCAGTCCATATGTAACTGATCTACAAGCATATAGAACTAAGCTCTCCTACTGAAACAGGAAGTATAACTAACCTTAATCAGTCAacagctacaaacatttattaagtgtttactatgtttgagaaaatatgttttaccATCAGTTGCTGGATTGATCAGTTTTGAAGCCTTTTGGTATCATTTGCCTTTACATGTAAATTGTTCTGGTCCTACTCAGTTTCCTTTAAATAGGTTCTtgcaatttcccctttttttttcttctgaattcctTGTATTCAGCCATCCTTGTAggataaataatgttttatttcattgatattctacagtttgttcagccattccccaaatgatggatgCTAACTTTCCTTATAGTTCTATCCCATAAAAAGTGTTGCTGTGGATATTTTCTGTATGTATAGGACTACCCACCTTCACATACTCCTAAAAAGGCTCTTTTGAGGGTCAGAGAAAGTCTTTCCTAAGCCTAGTTGTGAGGTTaggctgaaaggaaaaaaatgcatgttGTTTGACAAACTTAAGAAAGTTAGAATCAGGGGaaatgatagtttaaaaaaaaaaaaaaaccaaaaacccttgctctttgattttttttggtttgcttctctgccaaaaaaaaaaaaatgtttttaagatgGTTAAATTGATTAAGCAAAGctagttttaaaaattgattatgtGATGGGCAGAAATGATAGCTTTAAATGCATTGATTTCATCTTTACTGCCTGCTAAAATCCTATTACAGTTGTCATgcagattatttttttcaaaaaaaatttttcttttttaatttattcagcctAAATCCACTAAAACATTCATGTCTTTGAAGTGGAACTCCCTATCACATGCACTAATTGAGGAGTCTAATATGAGTGTGATTTTTAACAAAGTCCTGATAGCAGGAGATATCATGCTATTTAGCCTATGAATGTATAAACAATAATTCAAGTGTTTGAATTGTATTTTGAATTGACTTTGGAACAcataaaaaaaatagttcaatgTATTCAGGGCCTGTTAAATTCTTTATGAGAAGTACCATCTGcattaatcttattttaaaaaaaataaaataaaaaggctattttgtgactttttttttctttcaggagaaggaaggagacctGAGGGGTCGTATGGTCTCTCTCTAGAGATGCTGTGGGCCTCAAGCCCCAATCAGAGACAGTACTGATCTCTGTGTCAGTCTGACAAACAAATAATTTGTATCCATCTCCCTGAGGGAAGCTTCTGCTCTCCTATCACAGTTCCCAAAATGTTTAACTGAAACTAAAAATGTCACATCTCCAAAAGGAAGGGATGGGACCAGATGATGTTTAAGCTTCCCTTTCTGctataatgttctttagttctcaCTTGATATGATGTCCCTTTGAAATCATCCCCTGCCTCTTCTGTGTTCTTTGTCCCATCTACCCTGGTTAAAATTTTGTTAGATAtagttaaatattaattattctatatagttatatatatttatgtccatataacatatatattatagttaaatATTAACTTCACTTGGGCATTTAACGCAACACTAAATCCATAATTAATAAGATAAGTCATGTCCAAGAGTAGCCATTCTTGAAACTTTAATCAAATCTTCAGACTAGGCCAATTTACCATTCACTTgctaaatcaaatgagataatatttataaagtactttacacaatgcctggcatgtcAGAAGTGCTGTATTAATTctggatattattattaaattgaatctctttttctttcagatttctcAGAACCCTGCCTCAGAGTGTTCCTCTTGCCAGGATTGCCATAAAACATGTTACTTAAGGCCTCAACTTCCAGAGGATCTTGCTCAAGCTCAAACCGTTATTAGAGAATCAGCATCCACACTCCCATCTGGGGCACTGCAGCCTCagattctccttcctcctcctcctcctcctcctcctcctcctcctcctcctccaccaccaccacctccaccaCTTCCACTGCCACAGCCTCTTCCACTCGCCTCAGTACCTTTGTTACTCAAAAAGGTGAATCGTACCAAAACACTTCAGGTAGGAGGCAATGATGATTTCTGGTTTTCCCAGCAATGGTTACTGGTATGAGGCATGCTAACTGTTTCTGGCTGGGTCACAAAGGAGAGCATCTTTTGGGGGAACTTACTTCTGACTCAAGATTCTCTAGCTTTTTGGATTTAGGAACTTGAtatttttcagcttctttttagaGGTGTTCATACCCTTAAGGTTTGATCCACATGTTTCTTCCCATTATAATCCAAAATACCAATTCATCTACCTGGAGAAATAGAACTGCAAAATTGAATAGAATGATTCTATTGGTTGGTCCCTATATTCTCTCCCCAGGAGAAAAGCCTACATCAGAACTAAATTAAGACTAGACCTTTGGCAGGTAATGATAGAGTGGAAATAAAGAGAGCTGGATATTAAGGGATAAAAGTTGTCAAGTTATGATAATCTGGTATATCCTCCTTCACTGTAGTGATATAACTATCCAGCCAAATAGAATGTTTAAAGGTAATGTGCTATAGTACAATGATTATTATATTGGAAATAGGATTTTCATGATTAGAAATGAGTTCTAGACCTGGTTTCATCATTTATGACCGAAAACTTAACCTTTCTCTGCCTCGTTTCCTAATCTGTCAAAAGAAAATGTGTATTTACTTTTCAAGGTTGTAttgatcaaatgagttaatgtgagaagttataaattttttaatgttttattgatactttaaaaaaattattgttattctccAATATACTCTTCATCTCAATGAAACCCTCTATCATAACAAGGAAAAACAGCTATAAAACAGTCACTTTGTTCTTCACTTTTTTTGCCACATCTGTAGTCTTTTCTGTTTtacagaaaggaaggaattgtATGAAAATTCTTTTAAGGGACTATAGAAATTAAGATATTATCTGCTaggatgtaagttccttaagatcatttttatattcccagagAGTCTAGCATAGTGCTcatacagtagaaagaacactttATAATATGTATAGTCAGAAtgcctagattcaaatctcatctctgatgaTTACTAACGAATGTTATAGATTACTAATAGACACTTGACTTCTCTGGGCCCCAGTTTATGGACccagtaaaatgaagaggttggattcAATAATCTATATGATCCATTAGGGTTCAAAGTTCATGATCCTTTAGATTGGAAACAAACACCCTTTTAAAGTTTTGCTCAATGGACATATACCAATTCTGCCGCTTCAATAATCTCGCACATTATGGGGTTAATAGACTTTGGGTTAATAACCTTGGAACCAAGCCATCATTTGTGATTTTGATTCCTTAGAAAAATGCATTCTGAGTTTGAAACCCTTAAGAAACACAACCAATTTGGGGGCTTTCCTAGAGTCTTGTATAAGAAAACATTGGGAGGAGATCCAGCAAAGTCTACTTAGACAGAAACCATCTACTAGTTTTTGTACCAGGGTACTTTTTTCCACTATTTTCTAATTATGGTCTGTATTATGAGACTAAAAtagaattctttgattttttcctttcaccccttatcttcttctccttttcttttctccttctctctcttcctctctcttaatCTCTCCATTTCccaccctttcttttttccccctcaatttcttccctcctctctggatgtctctctcccttttcccttttcttctagctctctccTCTCTGTTGCTCTAtaccattctttctctctctttctccctctctttctcctttcccccttttctctatgtctctctcttctttccctctctgtctgaCTCTAATTCACCCTCTCTTTATTCCAtatctttccttctgtctctatccctttcaactttcccttcctctctctatctcttcctccccctatctcacattctccttcccctctctcctctgtatctttcttctttgtctctcactccctctttttttctcactctttccacttctccttatctctctctctatgtccctctcccctctctatctttctctcccttctatctcttctttcttcctatttttcactttctttctttgtctctttctcactCACTACTCTATGATCATTGTTCAGTGTACTGCTTCCTAAATGCAACTGTTCTTGGTTTACTGTGACCTCAAATGCTTCTCTGGATCAGATGTAGGACATCAGACTTCATGTGCCCTAAACATTTTCTTAGCTGTCATTGTTGTGACACAATGTCCCATGGAgacaaaatgggaaattttttatataattgaagCAAAATCCCATATGTTATTGGAATTATCAAAATCATGGCTTTAGCTTCCAGTTACTTTTGTTCTTGTGGCTgctatattttctatattctgaCTACCTTGAAATAAGATTAGTATCTTTTCAAATGCCTTATTATCATATACTTGGGTACCAAGTCAAATGAAAATCTCATTCTTGGTCAAGCAGCTACTTTTgaaaaaattctaagaataaaCATGAATTCCTTATTCCATCTTAAATCCATTCCATGAATTCCAATGAATAAAGAGGGGATTCAACCCTGCCTacctctttgtgactccatcggggttttttggtaaagatacttagagtgatttgttatttccttctctggctcattttcaGGTGAATTTTACAGCTTTATTTTAGAAACCATTCCTTTGGTTATTAAGCTCTAAAAACCAGGTGCATATGGTATTCTATTTATGTTTGAAAAATCAGGCCTCTCCTTGTGTTTTTAGGCTGCACCATTAAAACAAGAGGGGCCCATGCATATAACTGTTAAAGATCTGCTCACTGTGAAGTTAAAGAAGACACAGAGTTCTTCTCTTAGGAATAAGGTAAGGAAGTAGGGATCACATGCACTGTCCCCTCCCcatcccaacacacacacacacacacacacacacacacacacacacatgcacactccCCTTCTGTTCTCAATCTAGCCAtcactacattaaaaaaatcaaccaagCTTTTCTTATATATTGAAGGCATGAAGAGAAAAGTGTTTTGTGTTTAATTTCATAGTCTGAATTTTTTCATAGAAACTATTTAGTTGCCATACAAACTTAAAATAGAAGTGGATCCACCAAGGATCAGATCAATTCTGCTGCAATGACCAAAGATACACACTGTTCTACATTCAGGCATGGATAAAAATTAATTAGTGAGGTAACTGATACATCTCATACAGAATAGATCtacaataataattttgttttgatgTGTTTAAAAGTAGCAAGATTATCTTTTAACATATCGatgataatttttccttttgcatttgaagaTTTTGTCACCACTGAAGGAACGAAAACCTCTGGTTACAGTGTCTGATCTTCAGAGTATCTCCCTGAAACGTCAGTCCAAATTTCCACCAACCCATATCACAAATGTGATAATGTAAGGAtctgggtaattttacagcattttttttcttattaaaggcttttttggaatataagcccagtaatggaGTCTtggttcaaaggatatggacatttaAATCACTTTATGTGTTtatccaaattattttcaaaaatggtTGTACCACtttacagttccaccagcaatataTTAATATGTCTCTTTTCATAAAATCCTCCAACATTAATTGTTGTCATTGGGGGAGGGGCAGTTTTTGACAATTTTCAGAGTGTATGGTAAaacctcaggattgttttgatttaGCTTCTTGTCattagtgatttgaaacatttgCTTCATGGGTTGTGAATACTtggcaattcttttgagaactgttccttcatatcctttgatgacttatttattgggaaatgctattcttatatatgtttattagtTGTTTACATATCTTAGATATCGaatccttatcagagaaatttgatacagATTTTCCTCACTTCACTACTTCCCTTCTTATCCTTTATGTGTTAATATTATCTGTGCAAAGTTTTTCAGTTTCAAGGAATCAAGTTATTTTAACTTTTGTAATTGCcactatctcttgtttggttaagaatatatCCTTACCAATAGTTGTAAGGATtgtttactttctaattttttatagtatgatatttaatattaaggtcatatatccatttagaATGGATTGTGGTATAAGTTATaagtctaagcctaatttctaccagattactttccagttttcccagcagacTGTTACTTTTTAATGTAAGAAAATACATCACActtttgaaaaagttattttataaaaagtggaagaaaaaatattttttagaaaagagGGCATAACTTACTATAACCTAACACTAAAGCTTTATTTTATCAGCACTCCCAGCAAAGGCCAAGTGGATCTGAGAAGACTTCTTAGGAAAGTCAACATAGATAGGTAACATAATTTCTTTAAGCTTTTTAAATACTTATGAAAAACTGGTTAAAAATAGCCTTTAAGGTTTTCAATACCCTTTCTTTATAGGAGCCCAGGAGGAACTCCTCTcatcaataaagaaaatatggaaactgGAACAGGGTTGACCCCAATAATGACCAAGGCCTTGCGGCAAAAGTTTCAGGCAAGCTtttgaaatgtttatttctcctccttttctcatttatttagatttataatACATTGGGTGTTTTCCAGAGAGTATCTCTGCCAACTTCTAGGTCTTTGTGTAGGACTTTCTTGTCTATAGATAGTCAGTAAAGAGGTACACAATAAGTACTCATTAAATTCCTATTAAATGAAACAACTCTTTCctgccaaaagagaaaaaaaaaaagaagtttggaagaataagaataaaacatGTTAATATTCATTTCAGCAAATGCTCATGTTGTGGCTAATGTGAATGCTGAActttgagtcaagaagatctaatTTCAGttcccatctctgacacttaatTGCTGTTAGTTATGACTGTTAGAAagtaagatccttgaaggcaataactgattttttgcctttttaaaaaatcttcccagTACTCAGCAACATGCCtcacacacagtaagtgcttaataaatgtttgtggattgacTAACTTATTATGAGTAAGATATTGTACTTGTAGGTGTAGGGATATATAGAGTGTAATAACATGGGTCTTGCTCTTAAGGAATAGTATAAAGAGGGGATTCAACCCTGCCTACCTCTTTGTGACTCCACTGgggttttttggtaaagatacttagagtgatttgtcatttccttctctggctcattttcaGGTGAATTTTACagctttattttagaaataaaggcaaatatgtttaaattatCTGCCCAAGGCTacacagatttgaacttagaaacaTGAGTCTTCTTTACTCCAAGCCCTACACTCTCTGTATGGAGCCACCTAGAAGCTCCTAAGGTGGAAGGGAGGACGTCCTAAATAACTTCAAAtcgcatttaataaatgcctactatcTACCTAGGCATGagcaatacaaaagaaaaaataaataaacaaaaaacaacccaacaaTTAGATCTttaccttcaaggaatttacatatatatataaaataaaatatataatatttacaaaatcatTTCCATGGGAATTTCATTAGCAGTTTTGATACAATGGAGATAGAAAAGTGTGAAGAAAGCTAAGAGTAGAGTGCTTCAAGAAATTTGAGTATGAAGAGATCATTTTCTTCTGACAAGGCTTAAGGAAGGTTAGAGAATGGAACAAATAAAATGATGCATAAATGTTTGTGCAAATATagagtgttccaaaagtcttagtacagttGTAAAATTTAGTAgcttaaaacttaaaactgaacTGAGacttttaggaaattattttatttatgaacaGTCTTTAAACAAAACTAATTGATTTTAGAGAAAACAATAGTGAAGATGACTTCAATTATATATCCCAGAGATAAAGCATCTTCCCTTAGTCTCTTAAAACAATCTTCTCTCTCTAGAAATtatccacaaatatttttgtagaagTAAATCATAGTAGCTCTTCTTTCCAaaggattgttttcattttattatatatatgtatatatacatattatatatatatatatatatatatatatatatatatatatgatagagaTTCTATCTCTTTCATCTAAGATTGCTAAAAATCACTTGTTCCAATCATAAGAGTTTAATTTGCTATATAGTAAGCAAATAGTGATAGAAATAGACTTTTTGAAGCTAAGATCTGACTATATAATGATTTTTCAGATGGGATCAActaaataggattttaaaaatatcttttcatcatttagtCATTTGGACTGTAATAGCAGATTGTGATACAGCAAGGTACAGTGGAAAGGTTTTGGAAAAAGGACCTCACCTGGAATCCTAGTTTTACTGgctgtttgatcttgggcaagttatttctcCTATCTTGCTCCAGTTACTTATTCTGGAAAATGGTGGAGGTTGGACTTGATCTCTTATAcaatttctagctctaaatcctatgacttCTTGGTGAATTCTCAAAAATCCCCTTGTTCATCTTAAAATCTGTTGAACATGAGTGAATTCTGCTAATGCCAACGGGATACATTTTTGGACGCTCTCCTCTTTCCTTTAGTTCATTGTACTGTTTTATTTAGCAgcataaataaaattctaattggTATCTTGTTTTGATTTCCACAGCTGGCTCATCCAAAGAGCCCATCCCAAGCTCCAATAACTTCTGCAAACAGCTTTGATGAGCAAAATTGATGTTAATGAAGGATTACATTTGAAGatgaaatgttaaatgaatgtACTCAAATGTCATTTTTTAGGATTCCAGAAACTCATAATTCATCCATCATGTGTCTACACAGCAAAAAAATATAGATCTAAATATTGTCCATCTATTTCAATGAGTAAACATGTTCAAATAggatatcagatttttttcttcctatggtTATCTAGACAATCAAGCTTAACTAAATATGTATCATATCCTTTCTCTAATTTGTCATGAAAGGATATTTTGAGTGTCTGACTTAAGACTCCATTCATTTTAAGAAGTCATTTATAATTGCTACATTTGCCACCTAATGAGGTTGCAGTCTTACCTATCTTTATCTTAAGAACTAAGAGAGAGGTGCCTGATGGCCTTAAAAGGTAAAACACACCTCTTTTCCTGTTTTGTGAATCTATTTCTGGCTCACCATCATGTCCTAGCAGTCCCTTATTTTACATATTCCATATTCAAGAAGCCAATGGAAGTTTCATGGACAGCCCCAGTAAGTACTATGCTTCTACTATGCCTTCTCCCAAAGGATATAGCTAGCTCTGGACAAAAGGCTCTCTCTCCTGTACTTCTAGCCATAGAACAGAGGGAACTGATATTAAACACAAACCCAGATCTGGGATTGTTCAAGAAACTCGTCTGCTACTCTTAAGAATGAGGACAGCAGTTTCATCAATGAAGACAGCAGGGGTTAAGAAGTGTAGGATTACTAAACCTCAGTAATCTTGCCATCTTTCCAGGAAAAGCTGTAATATGAGACAAATATAAGATACTGCAAAGTTCCTAAGCCAAAAGCCTAGTTTAGGGAGTTTCCTAAAACATCTAGTAATGTTCAAGCCTTGGGCTAAAGTACAATGGCCCTAGAAAAATCCCCATCCCAGTTCCAAGGCTGAGAATTCAATCTAGggcctttctataatcatatTTTTGAGACACACAAGCAGATATCTTAATACTCAAAGATATCATATCTAAATAGAGATGTGAGAGTAAGACACACATGCCAAAAATGAAATAtgtcataaaaaagcaaaatctaCTTGTAAAAGTCAAGAACTATGTAAATGTTCATGGAGGAAATagttcatttcttattgcaaaataatgttttacaaaGCATATGTGAAGTTTATGATAGCTCTGCTATGTActgtattcattttacaaatgacttgATAATTCACAAAGAATTAATACTGTTGTACCTCTTCAGTtaccaaaaaactgaaaaagttcAATAAGAGGTATTTGGATGGAAGGTTCTATAGGCATCTGATATCTACATGGGTGTATgctaatatatatttgtaaagctgCTAACTGCCATCATACCACCAGTATTAAGAAATATTACATGTTCCCCAGGTTTACCTTTTAGTTTTTACTAAGCTTTTATCACAGCCTGTTTTGAATTGTTCATAATTCTGTAAACCAAGGGCTTCTTAAAACCACTATGTACTATatgcttttttattaataatgaacGATAACAAAATCAGGGCAATAATTCTGAGGCCTTTTAGCTATgttttaacaataaaaattttatagtaaATGATGGACCTCTTGCTTTCTCCAGATTTGACTAATAGTATAATTATGAGGAGTTAGGACGCActcagagctttaaaaaaaaaacccaaagattaTAAaggtatttgatattttaaaaactaaaactatatattattagaaagttttctaCAGTGCTTTGTTAATAATTGATGTAAGACTGACAATTATTGGTGAAAATtgattgcttttaattttttaggaTCACATTCAGCTCCTGAACCTTACTTGGTTACATGAAGGTAATTGGAAGTGTAACTACTAAAAATAAGTCAGTTATATTTACTACTTTATATTGGAAACTAGTAAAATACTTAAGTTGGCCTTTGTATAATATGTTGGCATTTGAAGACTTAGTTGGGTCTAAGTGAATTCATTGTCTTTCATATGAAGCATGTTGAGCAGTATTGCAACaacttaaatatgtatttttttaaaatatatttttgataaatacttcccaattacatataaaagattttttaacatttattttaaattttttttgaattccaagtttTCTTCCTCTTGCCCCTCTCCCACACATTAGAAGGCAATCAATATATcagttatacatatgaagtcaaacaaaacatatttctacattacacatgttataaaaagaaagacacacatacacacacaatgtaaataaaatatgcttcaaattacactcagaattcatcagttttctctctggaaagtggataacatttttcttcatgggTCCTTTGTaaatgtcttgaatcattgtcttgatcagaataacgaagtctttcacagttgatcatccttataaTATTAATTAGCAATTACAATATTTTCCAGATTATGATCCCTttactctgaatcagttcatttagtcttcccaggtttttctgaaactatactCATCATTTGTTTTAACATAACAGTATTCCATTAAATCAAATGTCACAATTTGTTCtatctattccccaattgatgggcatcccttcaatttccaattctttgccaccacaaaaatttGTGGAGAAAAATTTAGTGGGTAACTTTTAAGTTTGTGACACTAATGAGTAGGATTAAGGCAAAGGAGAGGTAATTTTATTTAGATGatcagaaagaatagaataaggaTTTCACATTTCAAAA
This window contains:
- the PRR11 gene encoding proline-rich protein 11, producing MLQPEDIAQTLFTSRGSFTKKMTKHKYRRRRKMRVRAKMLLKKRKVSPSDPIPCLLPPSPPSPSSPPTLPPSERVIDASPTKTSCGQSWPTLAWNIMFSNAKNAMKFLAKRVWSFYWCCQSSITQNLEMLKDHLFPSRVYFRELSLIRQQVDKLESEFCKLQEALKISQNPASECSSCQDCHKTCYLRPQLPEDLAQAQTVIRESASTLPSGALQPQILLPPPPPPPPPPPPPPPPPPPPLPLPQPLPLASVPLLLKKVNRTKTLQAAPLKQEGPMHITVKDLLTVKLKKTQSSSLRNKILSPLKERKPLVTVSDLQSISLKRQSKFPPTHITNVIITPSKGQVDLRRLLRKVNIDRSPGGTPLINKENMETGTGLTPIMTKALRQKFQLAHPKSPSQAPITSANSFDEQN